A genome region from Methylobacterium sp. FF17 includes the following:
- a CDS encoding DpnII family type II restriction endonuclease → MRVLRQTVGELVAALSPLPVDWMDEQAADAIAALTALPAKDAYARADVAALLDADFQTGLLCCRLFLALSKDQCEAALRAALGPGGIGVTRYVRDGENFLAALEGLGLLDAMSVAVNHRAVWSDVLVERLRSGRGSAISGQKRGLGLENVVEAVVREVFGEGGYEMRVTFTGVSGRIAKCDVAIPDKGEPRILIESKAYGATGSKMSDVIGDLDHIIEAKRRDAALLVVTDGITWKARQSDMARIVERQNDGRITRVYTTEMRGQFLDDLRTLKTEFGL, encoded by the coding sequence ATGCGCGTCCTGAGGCAGACGGTCGGCGAACTCGTCGCGGCGCTGAGCCCGTTGCCGGTCGACTGGATGGACGAGCAGGCCGCCGACGCCATCGCGGCCCTCACCGCGCTGCCGGCCAAGGACGCTTACGCGCGGGCGGACGTCGCCGCGCTCCTCGATGCGGACTTCCAGACCGGCCTGCTCTGTTGCCGCCTGTTCCTAGCCCTGTCCAAGGACCAGTGCGAGGCCGCCCTGAGGGCCGCGCTCGGGCCGGGCGGGATCGGCGTGACCCGCTACGTCCGGGATGGCGAGAACTTCCTGGCCGCGCTGGAAGGGCTCGGCCTCCTCGATGCCATGAGCGTGGCGGTGAACCACCGGGCGGTCTGGAGCGATGTGCTGGTCGAGCGGCTGAGGTCCGGCCGCGGAAGCGCGATCTCGGGTCAGAAGAGAGGGCTCGGTCTCGAGAACGTCGTCGAAGCCGTGGTGCGGGAGGTGTTCGGCGAGGGCGGGTACGAGATGCGCGTCACCTTCACGGGCGTGTCCGGCCGGATCGCGAAATGCGACGTGGCCATCCCCGACAAAGGCGAGCCGCGCATTCTGATCGAGAGCAAGGCCTATGGCGCGACCGGCTCCAAGATGAGCGACGTCATCGGAGACCTGGACCATATCATCGAGGCCAAGAGACGCGACGCCGCCCTGCTCGTCGTCACCGACGGCATCACCTGGAAGGCCCGGCAATCGGACATGGCCCGCATCGTCGAGCGGCAGAACGACGGCCGGATCACGCGCGTCTACACCACCGAGATGCGCGGGCAGTTCCTCGACGATCTCCGGACGCTGAAGACCGAGTTCGGCCTGTAG
- a CDS encoding DNA adenine methylase, which yields MNVVIPAPRRAAPSVRTDEALPEAAARFPEWRYMGSKKRLLPWIHGVLQDLDFETALDPFSGSGAVGYLMKTMGRRVTATDFLNVSATIASALIENDSAVLDEAAVGTLVAEAPGAPDFIARTFTGVFYTPEDLVFLDRVSANLARLDDAHQRALATAALARSCLKRQPRGVFTIAGDVSHYDDGRRDLRLSIEEHFHEQVAVMNKAVFSNGRKNKAYKRDVFEGDLRGIDLVYLDPPYVPRADDNCYVKRYHFIEGLSCYWRDLEIMERTKVKKFAKRYTPFSYRSEATEAFARMFERFRKQTIVLSYSSNGYPDLDVLLGLMQKHKRRVETFTRPHRYHFGTHGTVKRAVVEEYLIVGR from the coding sequence CTACATGGGCTCGAAGAAGCGGCTGTTGCCGTGGATTCACGGGGTGCTCCAGGACCTCGATTTCGAGACCGCCCTCGATCCCTTCAGCGGCAGCGGCGCGGTCGGCTACCTGATGAAGACCATGGGACGTCGGGTGACCGCCACCGACTTCCTGAACGTCTCGGCCACCATCGCCAGTGCCCTGATCGAGAACGATTCGGCCGTGCTCGACGAGGCGGCGGTCGGGACGCTGGTCGCGGAGGCGCCCGGGGCGCCCGACTTCATCGCGCGAACCTTCACGGGCGTCTTCTACACCCCCGAGGACCTCGTCTTCCTCGATCGCGTCAGCGCGAACCTGGCACGGCTCGACGACGCTCACCAGCGCGCCCTCGCCACGGCGGCGCTCGCCCGCTCCTGCCTGAAGCGGCAGCCTCGGGGCGTATTCACCATCGCGGGGGATGTCTCCCATTACGACGACGGCCGGCGCGACCTCCGGCTGTCGATCGAAGAGCATTTCCACGAGCAGGTCGCGGTGATGAACAAGGCCGTCTTTTCGAACGGCCGCAAGAACAAGGCCTACAAGCGCGACGTCTTCGAGGGAGATCTGCGTGGCATCGATCTGGTCTACCTGGATCCGCCCTATGTTCCCCGCGCGGACGACAACTGCTACGTGAAGCGGTATCACTTTATCGAGGGGCTCTCGTGCTATTGGCGCGACCTCGAGATCATGGAGCGAACGAAGGTCAAGAAGTTCGCCAAGCGCTATACGCCCTTCAGCTATCGCTCTGAAGCGACCGAGGCGTTCGCGCGCATGTTCGAGCGGTTTCGCAAGCAGACGATCGTGCTGAGCTATTCCTCGAACGGCTATCCGGACCTGGATGTTCTCCTCGGCCTGATGCAGAAGCACAAACGCCGGGTGGAGACCTTCACGCGTCCCCACCGCTATCACTTCGGCACGCACGGGACGGTCAAGCGCGCGGTGGTCGAAGAATATCTGATCGTCGGGCGGTGA